The following are encoded in a window of Arctopsyche grandis isolate Sample6627 chromosome 4, ASM5162203v2, whole genome shotgun sequence genomic DNA:
- the Hyls1 gene encoding hyls1 centriolar and ciliogenesis associated yields the protein MSACDGGSGAPPPVSPRAVLYLLNQMGIREVTAPQLKNFMHDLKKLMYSEMGHSDEFKENTHQNVRRSEGPERLHSCSTISSRSKTVPQNATKSATTRVKGSIILNPQPKSTVTAKQIKKDVPSPETITNEAPKDKNKPTTHRKMRSSKNFIKVPVYENRKKSDPVSLYHQYSTLWQKYKTNLPGENDWADIRWSVREKLLGDKQSQDVRKVPKLSQEQLAKRRDGWIE from the exons ATGTCAGCATGCGATGGGGGCTCTGGGGCTCCACCCCCCGTATCCCCTCGCGCTGTCCTGTATCTCCTAAACCAAATGGGTATCAGAGAGGTCACGGCCCCACAGCTTAAGAACTTCATGCACG atTTGAAAAAGTTGATGTACTCTGAAATGGGACATTCAGATGAATTCAAAGAAAATACACATCAAAATGTGCGCAGAAGTGAAGGCCCAGAACGATTACATTCGTGTTCTACAATCAGCTCCAGATCGAAAACAGTGCCACAAAATGCAACGAAATCTGCTACAACCCGTGTAAAAGGGAGCATAATACTTAATCCACAGCCTAAGTCCACTGTAACAGCTAAACAGATCAAAAAAGATGTGCCGTCTCCTGAAACTATCACAAATGAAGCTCCCAAAGATAAGAATAAACCCACAACGCATAGAAAAATGAGAAGCTCAAAAAATT TTATTAAAGTGCCTGTGTATGAAAATCGGAAAAAATCAGACCCCGTTTCACTATACCACCAATATTCAACATtatggcaaaaatataaaactaatttACCTGGTGAAAATGATTGGGCAGATATTAGATGGTCTGTAAGGGAGAAACTTTTGGGTGATAAACAATCACAAGATGTGAGAAAG GTACCTAAATTATCCCAAGAACAACTGGCAAAAAGAAGAGACGGTTGGATTGAATAA
- the mRpL4 gene encoding mitochondrial ribosomal protein L4, translating into MLANLFQRLRISPVAVRCFCSSVSNKDVTTVGITHKKWDIEPVYTKPRQVWIENMDTVEEAKLGILELHPHVYASSPRVDIIHDNIIWQKKYRWVSYAHTKVRSEVRGGGRKPWPQKGTGRARHGSIRSPLFVGGGVAHGPRAFTTHFYMLPYFKRVKGLTSALSIKLAQDDLHIVNNIDIPTAEKSFIEDLIRVRNWGPSVLIIDDTDFMPENIALACDDVRHVNLMPVYGLNVYSMLKHSTLVLTVAAAEKIEKKLLESLNLNMERNMNEKYRIDQV; encoded by the exons ATGTTGGCGAACTTATTTCAACGGTTGAGAATATCTCCTGTAGCTGTCAGGTGTTTCTGCAGTTCCGTTTCGAACAAGGATGTGACCACGGTTGGCATTACACACAAGAAATGGGACATCGAGCCGGTGTATACGAAGCCGCGTCAGGTGTGGATAGAAAACATGGACACAGTGGAGGAGGCGAAGCTGGGCATCCTGGAACTGCACCCGCACGTGTACGCCTCTTCTCCCAGGGTGGACATCATCCACGACAACATCATATGGCAGAAGAAGTATCGATGGGTGTCTTACGCCCACACCAAAGTCCGCTCTGAAGTACGAGGCGGAGGTCGCAAACCCTGGCCTCAGAAGGGTACCGGCCGAGCTCGACATGGCTCCATCAGGTCGCCTCTCTTCGTCGGTGGTGGTGTCGCTCACGGACCCCGAGCATTCACCACTCACTTCTACATGCTGCCCTATTTTAAGCGGGTGAAGGGACTCACCTCCGCTTTGTCCATCAAACTGGCGCAAGATGATTTGCACATAGTCAATAATATCGATATACCTACTGCTGAGAAAAGTTTTATTGAAGATCTCATCAGAGTCAGGAATTGGGGGCCATCTGTACTGATAATTGacga TACCGATTTTATGCCGGAGAATATTGCATTGGCGTGTGATGATGTCAGACATGTAAATTTAATGCCAGTGTATGGATTGAACGTGTATTCAATGCTGAAACACAGTACACTAGTACTTACAGTGGCTGCTgcagaaaaaatagaaaaaaaactattagaaagcttaaatttgaatatggaaCGAAACATGAATGAAAAGTACAGAATAGATCAGGtttaa
- the LOC143910352 gene encoding cytochrome P450 9e2-like: protein MIGFITIVLIVTLLLFGFLWSVAQFNEFSKTGIKFVRPVPFFGNLFKATFGVEHLATALKRVYDSFPNERYVGIFEFFSPTIVIRDPELIKMVTIKDFDHFHDIPFQIDEEIDPVFGRVLLSLKGNKWRQMRTTISPAFTSSKMKNMFHFITECADKFTSHYESECSQSNSGIDLDVRDLTTRFTSDVIASTAFSLEVDSLRDRDNYFYKQASLLTEQSLSVILKFTGFRVFPKLMKALGIPLFPESSTSYLKGLVSDTMNKREISGEYRPDVVHLLNEAKKGTLKHDDSKEYQNKEFASTEEYSVGKSNIKWADDDLIAQAVVFILAGFGTSSTLLCFLLYELAINTHVQEKLCTEIDEISSKNGGKVTYHDLLHMNYMDMVISEALRKWPPIPFVNRLCTQEYDLGPVSKNSTSSFKIKKDSGIWIPINSIHMNPEYWPNPTKFDPERFSEENKRNIKSQTFLPFGSGPRNCIGARFALMEIKALIFHFLAKFEFNPCVKTHIPIRISTTTLFLESKDGYWLNMKLRNTT, encoded by the exons ATGATTGGTTTTATAACAATTGTGTTAATTGTGACATTGCTTTTATTTGGTTTTCTTTGGTCCGTGGCacaatttaatgaattttctAAAACGGGCATTAAATTTGTTAGACCGGTTCCATTTTTCGGAAATTTGTTCAAAGCAACATTTGGTGTTGAGCATCTTGCCACAGCATTGAAACGGGTTTATGATTCATTTCCCAATGAAAG gtATGTTGGAATATTTGAATTCTTTTCTCCAACAATCGTCATTAGAGACCCTGAGCTAATAAAAATGGTTACAATTAAAGATTTTGATCATTTCCATGATATCCCATTTCAAATTGACGAAGAGATTGATCCCGTATTTGGCAGGGTTTTACTTTCACTAAAAG GAAATAAATGGAGGCAAATGCGAACGACAATAAGCCCAGCCTTCACAAGCTCAAAGATGAAAAACATGTTTCACTTTATTACTGAATGCGCTGACAAGTTTACATCGCATTATGAATCCGAATGCAgtcaat CAAACAGTGGAATTGATTTAGATGTTAGAGATTTAACAACACGTTTCACAAGTGATGTGATAGCATCTACGGCATTCAGCTTAGAAGTCGATTCTTTAAGAGATAgagataattatttttacaaacaagCGTCACTATTAACTGAACAAAGTTTATCAGTTATCTTGAAGTTCACTGGTTTCCGAGTGTTTCCTAAACTTATGaaa GCACTTGGAATTCCCCTATTTCCAGAAAGTTCAACCAGTTATTTGAAGGGCTTGGTGAGTGATACAATGAATAAGCGAGAAATAAGTGGAGAGTATCGTCCAGATGTAGTACATTTACTCAACGAGGCAAAGAAAG GCACATTAAAGCATGATGATTCTAAAGAATACCAAAACAAAGAATTTGCATCTACTGAAGAGTATTCAGTAGGAAAATCAAATATCA AATGGGCTGATGATGATCTCATTGCACAAGCTGTGGTATTTATATTAGCTGGTTTTGGAACGTCTTCAACACTATTATGTTTCTTATTGTACGAGCTGGCTATAAACACCCATGTGCAAGAAAAATTATGTACAGAAATAGATGAAATAAGTTCAAAAAATGGTGGTAAAGTTACTTATCACGATTTATTACATATGAATTACATGGATATGGTGATTTCAG AAGCATTAAGGAAGTGGCCACCTATTCCATTTGTAAATAGACTTTGCACTCAAGAATATGATTTGGGACCAGTAAGCAAAAATAGTACTAGTAGCTTCaag ATTAAAAAAGATAGTGGAATTTGGATACCGATAAATTCCATACATATGAATCCAGAATATTGGCCAAATCCTACCAAATTTGACCCAGAAAGATTTTCAGAAGAGAATAAAcgaaatataaaatcacaaacaTTTTTGCCATTTGGATCAGGACCCAGAAATTGCATTG GTGCTCGATTTGCACTGATGGAAATAAAAGCGCTGATATTTCATTTTCTGGCAAAATTTGAATTCAACCCCTGTGTAAAAACACATATTCCAATTCGTATAAGTACGACTACTCTATTTTTGGAATCTAAAGATGGATATTGGCTTAATATGAAATTAAGGAACACAACTtaa
- the Esp gene encoding epidermal stripes and patches yields the protein MVAKSQGPGLAGYVNGGLSSSTQSVDSPSEPHGGLQGSNELILVDDSPAVSWKESAKSVIPWAKTKASKLFTKKTLYKRLPILEWLPQYNGDKAVGDLIAGLTVGLTVIPQSLAYANIAGLPAQYGLYGSFLGAFIYIFLGSCKDVPMGPTAIASLMTYQTVGSKGFGIEHAVLLTFLIGVIELLMGVLGLGFLIDFVSGPVSSGFTSAVALIILTSQMKDILSITVKGSTFLQQWVSIFSEIHNTKAWDVVLGICCIIILLLMRVIGMIQIGPANDELKTTKHKVINKALWIFGATRNAIVVIICGAIGFSFAYDGSEAPMKLIGNIPSGMPSFQLPPFSYTKDNSTFGFFDMCSDLGSGIIVVPLIGLLENIAICKAFANGKTVDATQELLAMGASNIGNSFVQAYPVTGSVARAAVNHSSGVRTPLGGLYTGLLVILSLLFFTPCFAFIPKSALAAVIIAAVVFMIEAHVVKPMWRSKKSDLIPGIGTFVFCLVLPLEIGILLGIGVNVVFILYHAARPKISVETLTSRAGEQYLMLTPDRCLIFPSVDYVRKLVTKHSIKQSLPVVIDCTHIYGADYTAARVIQSLTSDFKTREQSLFFYNLKPSVCSIFEGLSPIEFIVFYEFEDIDRLLKESSCYKPKDINIV from the exons ATGGTTGCCAAAAGTCAAGGTCCTGGACTGGCAGGATACGTGAACGGAGGCTTGAGCAGCTCCACTCAATCGGTCGACTCTCCTTCAGAACCTCATGGAGGTCTTCAGGGCAGCAACGAACTCATTC TCGTTGACGACTCTCCAGCTGTTTCCTGGAAGGAATCAGCAAAATCTGTGATACCGTGGGCAAAGACAAAGGCGTCAAAATTGTTCACAAAGAAAACCTTATATAAAAGACTGCCTATACTGGAATGGTTACCACA atacaatgGTGACAAAGCAGTGGGAGATTTGATTGCCGGGCTCACTGTTGGTTTGACGGTTATTCCTCAATCATTAGCTTATGCAAATATTGCCGGATTGCCTGCAcaa TACGGTTTGTATGGGTCTTTCCTTGgtgcatttatatacatattcctTGGTAGTTGTAAGGATGTTCCAATGGGACCTACTGCAATTGCATCATTGATGACCTACCAGACAGTAGGAAGTAAAGGATTCGGTATCGAACATGCCGTTCTTCTCACATTCCTGATTGGGGTGATTGAACTACTAATGGGTGTTTTAGGATTAG gaTTTTTAATAGACTTCGTGTCGGGACCTGTCTCATCGGGTTTCACATCAGCCGTAGCTTTAATCATATTGACATCACAAATGAAAGACATTTTGAGTATAACAGTGAAAGGGAGCACTTTCCTTCAGCAATGGGTATCAATATTTAGCGAAATTCACAATACGAAAGCTTGGGATGTAGTTCTTGGCATATGTTGTATTATCATCTTACTTCTCATGAgg GTAATTGGCATGATTCAGATAGGTCCAGCAAACGATGAACTGAAAACGACCAAGCACAAAGTGATAAACAAAGCTTTGTGGATTTTCGGAGCGACAAGAAACGCTATTGTAGTTATAATTTGTGGTGCTATCGGATTTTCATTTGCGTATGATGGTAGTGAAGCACCAATGAAACTCATCG GAAATATTCCATCTGGTATGCCAAGCTTTCAATTGCCACCATTCAGTTATACTAAAGACAATTCCACGTTTGGTTTCTTTGACATGTGTTCAGATTTGGGCTCTGGTATAATTGTAGTTCCTCTCATCGGATTATTGGAGAACATAGCGATCTGTAAAGCTTTTG cTAATGGAAAAACTGTTGATGCCACACAAGAACTATTAGCGATGGGTGCTAGTAATATAGGGAATTCATTCGTTCAAGCATATCCTGTGACAGGATCAGTTGCTAGAGCTGCTGTAAATCATTCGTCTGGAGTACGGACTCCACTGGGTGGATTGTATACTG ggCTGCTCGTGATATTATCACTGCTATTCTTTACTCCATGCTTTGCTTTCATTCCGAAATCGGCATTGGCAGCCGTTATAATAGCAGCTGTTGTATTTATGATAGAAGCCCACGTTGTCAAACCAATGTGGAGATCGAAAA AGTCTGATTTGATTCCTGGTATAGGAACATTTGTATTCTGCTTAGTGTTGCCGCTTGAAATCGGAATTTTACTTGGAATAGGTGTCAATGTAGTGTTCATTTTATACCATGCTGCTCGTCCGAAAATCTCCGTTGAAACCTTAACT AGTCGAGCCGGTGAGCAATATCTAATGTTGACGCCTGACCGCTGTTTGATATTCCCATCTGTAGACTATGTaagaaaattggtcacaaagcATTCAATCAAGCAATCCTTACCCGTTGTAATCGACTGTACACACATTTACGGAGCTGATTATACAGCAGCTAGGGTTATCCAGTCTCTAACTTCAGATTTTAAAACTCGTGAGCAATCTCTGTTCTTCTACAATTTGAAACCAAGTGTATGCAGCATATTCGAAGGTCTGAGTCCGATTGAATTCATTGTGTTTTACGAGTTCGAGGACATTGACAGATTACTCAAAGAAAGTTCCTGCTATAAACCGAAagatataaatattgtttaa